A window of the Zeugodacus cucurbitae isolate PBARC_wt_2022May chromosome 2, idZeuCucr1.2, whole genome shotgun sequence genome harbors these coding sequences:
- the LOC105221686 gene encoding peptidoglycan-recognition protein LB isoform X1 encodes MCFNWRLAILVIMPVNSETGFGQQMPATHTQIISRANWGARPSTLVEHFNGPAPYVIIHHSYMPSACYTPDDCIKAMRSMQDYHQLQRGWNDIGYSFAIGGDGMIYVGRGFNVIGAHAPKYNDKSVGICMIGDWRTELPPPQMLAAAKSLIEFGMAKGYIHPEYKLLGHRQVRDTECPGQRLYDEITSWPHFAPKPKATENEIAK; translated from the exons ATGTGTTTCAATTGGCGCTTAGCGATTTTGGTGATAATGCCCGTAAACAGTGAAACAG GCTTCGGGCAGCAGATGCCCGCGACGCACACGCAAATAATTTCGCGCGCCAACTGGGGAGCGCGTCCATCAACGCTCGTCGAACACTTTAACGGGCCAGCGCCATATGTCATCATCCATCATTCGTATATGCCCAGCGCCTGTTACACCCCCGACGATTGCATCAAAGCGATGCGCTCCATGCAAGACTACCATCAGCTGCAACGTGGCTGGAACGACATTGGCTATAGTTTTGCGATCGGCGGCGACGGCATGATTTATGTGGGACGCGGTTTCAACGTGATTGGCGCGCATGCGCCCAAATACAATGACAAAAGTGTTGGCATCTGCATGATTGGCGATTGGCGAA CTGAGCTGCCGCCACCACAAATGCTCGCAGCGGCTAAATCTCTGATTGAATTCGGCATGGCAAAGGGTTATATTCATCCGGAATACAAATTGCTCGGACACAGACAAGTGCGTGACACCGAATGCCCCGGCCAGAGACTGTACGACGAGATTACCTCGTGGCCGCATTTTGCACCCAAACCCAAGGCAACAGAGAACGAGATAGCAAAGTGA
- the LOC105221686 gene encoding peptidoglycan-recognition protein LB isoform X2, with protein MTAFGLFLLSMWGFGQQMPATHTQIISRANWGARPSTLVEHFNGPAPYVIIHHSYMPSACYTPDDCIKAMRSMQDYHQLQRGWNDIGYSFAIGGDGMIYVGRGFNVIGAHAPKYNDKSVGICMIGDWRTELPPPQMLAAAKSLIEFGMAKGYIHPEYKLLGHRQVRDTECPGQRLYDEITSWPHFAPKPKATENEIAK; from the exons atgacagCATTTGGCTTATTCCTCTTATCAATGTGGG GCTTCGGGCAGCAGATGCCCGCGACGCACACGCAAATAATTTCGCGCGCCAACTGGGGAGCGCGTCCATCAACGCTCGTCGAACACTTTAACGGGCCAGCGCCATATGTCATCATCCATCATTCGTATATGCCCAGCGCCTGTTACACCCCCGACGATTGCATCAAAGCGATGCGCTCCATGCAAGACTACCATCAGCTGCAACGTGGCTGGAACGACATTGGCTATAGTTTTGCGATCGGCGGCGACGGCATGATTTATGTGGGACGCGGTTTCAACGTGATTGGCGCGCATGCGCCCAAATACAATGACAAAAGTGTTGGCATCTGCATGATTGGCGATTGGCGAA CTGAGCTGCCGCCACCACAAATGCTCGCAGCGGCTAAATCTCTGATTGAATTCGGCATGGCAAAGGGTTATATTCATCCGGAATACAAATTGCTCGGACACAGACAAGTGCGTGACACCGAATGCCCCGGCCAGAGACTGTACGACGAGATTACCTCGTGGCCGCATTTTGCACCCAAACCCAAGGCAACAGAGAACGAGATAGCAAAGTGA